A segment of the Scomber japonicus isolate fScoJap1 chromosome 5, fScoJap1.pri, whole genome shotgun sequence genome:
AGTACATTTTACTGATTTAAACGTGTTTTTATATAGTAGCATTTGGGTATCTGGTGACTGAATGTGCACATCAAGCAGTAAGTGTTTTCCATAGCTGGAAACAAACAGAGATGACAGGTAAACCTTATCTTCAGACCATGGGGATGATGATTtacctttaaatgtgctttctttACATTGTAATAATACTGGCAGGTCATTGCTTTCAAGAATGGGGATGGCTAGTTGGGGGGGGCAGGGTGTAAAAAGAATTGCTCTCTATCTCCAGTTTGTACTTTAATCCATATTATTTAATGTCAAAATCCATTTCCAAGATAGTGTTGTATCTCATTTTCTTCCATAGCCTGCATACTTTTATaattttttgtgcaaaaaaacaaataaataaacaagtaatGTCCTTTATGTGGGCACATACAACACATCACTTTACTGTGTCACGTCTATCCTAGACTGATGCTATTCACTACCAGtgttattttctgtaatatacattttacatcttaAATTGTCACTATATGTAGTTCTGTGCAATTTTTCTTTCAATCATACCGTAATACACGCGTGCCATTTGGTTTAATTACTCTCTGAAATATGTCAGTCTACCCAGGCCATGAGACTGGAGTATATACAATGCTATTGATATGCCCTATGTACAACCAGAAACTAAGTCTCTATTTCTGTGATTGTACTCTAGCAAACAGAAATATCTGTGTGTCTTCAGTAGGTCTGTCTACCATTTCCTCTTCTGCATCTTCATCCTTAAGCCCAGATCTGAAATAAAGAACAGCAATCATTAGCAGACATCTGGAGAGAGGAGAGTTGTCAGATCAGACAATAATTACGGACATCTCGTACCCGGAGAGTGTGGTCCCATGAGCCTGAGCAGAAGGCCGTCCCATCTGGGGAAACACGCAGCGTGCTGACACGGTTCTCGTGTCCAAACAGAATAGACACCCGCGTTCCTTTGAGAACGTCCCAAACATTTATGGTGTAGTCATTGTAGCCGCCAAACAGTAGCCGACcttggaaaaacacacacacacacacacagagagctatTTACAGCATAgctttttaatataaaagtagTCATTTTTAACTCTGGAGAAACTGATTGGCTACTAACTGCTGCATGATTGATTAACcagaataatagaaataaaataataataaatcttaCCACTGAGAGAGAAATCAACACTGGAGACGCCAAATATGATGCTCTCTTTGGAATAAATAGCCACTTCTCTGTCTGCCCTCAAGTCATACAGGCggcactgtaaaaaaataaaaataaataaataaaataaaagaataaaaggtCATTGTTTGAATTTTCAACAGAATATGATGACTATGTATCCAGTAGCACTTTGTGTATAGCTGCAGGCTCTGCGGTGCCACTGACAGTTAAAATCAGTAAACAGCTGATTACTTACTGTAGCGTCATCTGAGCCAGATGCAAATGCGTCTCCACTGGGATAGTatctaaaaaaaaggaaaaaaacagacagccAATGTTAGGAACAATAACGAATGGGGTTCTTAAAGCTTCTGTGTGATCAGAATATTTATGACTTCAAGTGGCAGCATTAAACAAACACCAAGGCTGAGAGTGAAtccatcaaaaacaaaacagactgtGCTGATTGTCACTGCAATAGAAACACTTCTGTCATCATAATCATGTGAAAAGTCTTATataatcacatataaaatctACACATAGGGTTTTAACATATAGGAACAGTTCCTCATTAAATCATAACTGAATCTGCTTATCTATACACTTATATTCTGAGTCACTTACCGAACACTATTTATGTCTGATTCATGAGTTTCAAAGGACTGAATACACTGTCCCGACCGCATGTCCCACACATTGGCTTTTTTGTCACAgccctgtaataaaaaaaacaatcatatagaaaaatcataaaataattgaaataattcTGTGAAGCTGAAATGGTGATACGCAGTAGTAGGAGCAGCTCTCACCCCTGAAACAAACGTGTTTCCAGTCTCGGAGGGAGCCAGATCCAGACAGAGCACGTCTGCCGCGTGACCATGGAAACTCTGCAACAGCTGCCCACTCTCAACATCCCATAATGCACATGTTCCATCCCCGCTGGATGTCAGGATCTTTAACACGAGTAGAtgacgaggaggaagaagaagaatggtTGCTCTGAATTTCAGGCAGAGTCGACACGGACTAACACACTGCTATAAATGGATTGCCTTAGCTGTGTGAAACGTCATGTGACCAGGACATTAAACCAGGAGCAACTGGCTGCTGTGAATTATTAACAAAGCTCTTCTCACAGGGACATTGAGGCAGTGATTTCTGATTAATAATGAGACTGAAATAGCAGATGAAAAGAGAAGCAAGACTTAAAGGGATGGAAAAACTGAAGGAGAGTATGCAACTGTTAATCTATTAACACTTCACTCCATTGCTGTTGGGGTTTTGTTAAcatttcctttgtgtgtgtgtgtgtgtgtgtgtgtgtgtgtgtctgtgtatgtgtgtatggtgACTATTCTCACCTGCATATCCGAGTTAGTGAAGCTACAAGCAGACAAGTAGTTTGTGTGCATGGCAACTGATTTCTTCTTTGCAGCCAAATTCTCATTCTTGTCCAGGGACAGAGGATACACGGAGCATTTGTTGTCCAGGCCCCTTTGGACAGAATACAAAACCATGGTTACTAAAAGAAAAATTCATCACCAAAACAGATGACACACCTCACTCGGATCATCACTCACCCGCAAGCTACAGCGCAGCCAGAGGGGGCGTAGGCGCAGGCCATCACCCAGGTGCAAGGCATTGTCACGGCGTGCTCCTAATGAAACATCAAAAGACAAAGCTGCATGAAGCGCTGCGGGACAGTGAGATGAATCAAATTAATTTGGCATAATTAGAGCAGAACAGTGAGCTGCAGACTGTTAGGCATTGGACACTGGATGATACAGTTTGtccaaaacttaaaaaaacaaaacaaactggaaTGACTTTTTAAAGGTCAGTCTTCAGCTCTTTACATAAACAATTTCCCTTGACTCATAAAATGGAGACTTGGTAATAGACGCTGTAGAATtgcttcctcatttccttcatgGTTCATAGATTTGATTTGCGTCATTATTCCAGAGAAAGTGAAATTATCAATTTGAGCCTCCACAGAACTCTTACATACATTCCAGTTTAAATACTCTTTTAATAAACCTCATTTTATAAGCCACACACATATTCTTGtctatcaatatatcaataGATCTATatctaatttcatatttttgattAAGGCACATaacattattgttgttatttgcaTCTTAGTTAATATAACTTTGATTTAGGCCAGTGATTCCCCCAAACAACCCATTTCtgttacaaaaatgtttatttatttttcaggttTCTTCATTTTTGCATTTAGAAAATGACGGATGTTCACAATGTTGACGAGTGCACGGAGCATAGATGAAAAACTACTTGGTGACAAGTTTGTGGAGCATTGACAATGGATTTTAATGTTCAAGTATCTGAATATTTTCATTCTCTAATAACAAATCTGCATATAGAAAAAGAGGAGTTACCTTGTTGGTAGTGAAAGCATCCCACACAATGACTTTTCCATCCTGCATGAAGAGATTAGAACAagtataatattaaaaaaaaaaacaagtaggCTACTTATGTCCAATTACAAACGagttaaaaggagaaaaacacagaatcaGGAGCACGGAGTGTGTTACCTGAGAGGAGCTGACGATCCTCCTCTTGTCCTTACACCAATCCATACACAGAACTTTGTTTCCGTGTCCCTTCAGAGTTCTTCGGGTTTTCATGACAAACTGGCCGAGACCCTCCACCTTCTCTGCCACCTGAtgaactgcacacacacacacacacacacacacacacacacacacacacacacacacacacacacacagcagaccaTGGTCaattttggg
Coding sequences within it:
- the gnb5a gene encoding guanine nucleotide-binding protein subunit beta-5a; the encoded protein is MRSPLIPEMATQEVQLNETLAHLKTESETLKSKLEEERAKLHDVELHQVAEKVEGLGQFVMKTRRTLKGHGNKVLCMDWCKDKRRIVSSSQDGKVIVWDAFTTNKEHAVTMPCTWVMACAYAPSGCAVACGGLDNKCSVYPLSLDKNENLAAKKKSVAMHTNYLSACSFTNSDMQILTSSGDGTCALWDVESGQLLQSFHGHAADVLCLDLAPSETGNTFVSGGCDKKANVWDMRSGQCIQSFETHESDINSVRYYPSGDAFASGSDDATCRLYDLRADREVAIYSKESIIFGVSSVDFSLSGRLLFGGYNDYTINVWDVLKGTRVSILFGHENRVSTLRVSPDGTAFCSGSWDHTLRVRDVHLGLRMKMQKRKW